CTGAGAGTATAAAAAGAATAGAAGCTCAAGCAGGTGAGGGCACCACAGCTACATGCATCAACTGTGCATGCTTCGACAATTCAGTTTGCCTTCACATGCCTCCGCAATGTTGACTGTAGGTCCCCCTCCCGTAGCGAGGGTAACATTGCGCAAGCGGTGCGGACCACCACAAAAAGTGAGCAGACAACGAGCCCACAAAATTGGGAATCTGCCGGAGCATGTACATTTGCACGTTGACGCCTTCTACAAAATAAACGACATGCTACGAGTCTCCGCACGAAAAGCAGCAACGAAGTAGTCCAGCAACTCCTTTTAGAGATCGCTAAAGGCTGCATAACTCTCAAATTCACCATCAttttttcgttctcttttttttttgcttttcgtGATGTGGTAAAGGCCTCCACTGTACATCGCGTTACATTTATGTAGCCCCATATTCGACGCTTTTCAGTCACGagtggcacacacgcgcccccAATGCACGAAAACACATAATGCCACCACGttgaaaaggagaagaacaacGAGTCTCTGTGTTCAGCGCGCCACTCCACCAccgaacacgcacaccagcatACACGTGCAATCGCAGCTCACacctgcctctgccgcactGCCGCTAAATCACGGTCGTCAAGGTCGAGCCGTCTGCCGTCGAACCGGGCCATGCGTCTAGTCGACTCTCCCGGTCCGTTCacgcccctcctcttcacgtgcgtgctgcgcggtCGGCGCCAGAGGAACCTGGGTGGGCTGCACGCCGGATAGGCTCGAGGAGGAAGCcggccagctgcaggtcaGGGCCTTCTCAGGCCTAGCACCCCGTCTGCATGCCATCCTTCGCCTTGAGCCCCTTCAAGCCGCGGCATCCCGCGACATCGGGCGGTGACTCTTCACGTCGGAGTCGGGAGGACTCCGAGGGTGCCATTCGGCGTGCTCTCGTCATGCGTCCGGCATCGGTGCCTCGTCAGCCCGCCCGGTCGGATGTAGGAGATGCCGCGCGCTTCGCACACATCCAGCGTGGGACTGAGCGGTGGGGACTTCCCTGCGCCTCGTTCCACCACCCACCTCGCTCCTCCGAACTCCAGAGGACGCGCTCGGATGCGATATGTCATGCCAGTGGCGGCTGGCAGCCCCTGCGCAGAGCGCTCGCATGGGTGGATCCCCTGCGGCCCCATTTCAGACAACGTTGTTGTCCGCGTGGCTCACTGCCGTCTCCCGTTTCCGTCCATGTCACGAGGGGCGTGTCGGTAGGCCTTGCCCGCATGTGCCGCGGCAGGTGGTGCGGAGGCATGAGTCGGTGGCAGCAGGTGcactctgcccctctctaGAAGTCGCAACGCCTTCTATGAGGGTAGGCGTTTCAATATCTGTTGAATGGCCGGACCGATCCATAGTGAGCGGGAACGAACGTCATCATGGTGACACGTGTCGTCGTCACGGCGCCAGTTCAGACCTGTCCGCCGACAGCCCGAGCCCGTAGTCGCACTGAGAGACGCGCGCGCATATGCAGGCAGATTCAGCACATCAAGAATCCCTCAGCGCGTCAGAGACGGAAGAGGGAAAGTACACtggaggggaaaaagacaCGAAAACGGCGACATTGATGCGGCACCACTTGTGCCAGGGAATCGGCGTGCAAATACATAAGCCCCTCTCGCATGCACCGTGTGGTGGACAACAGAAAACTCAGTCAGCATTTACGCTCGCTGTGAAGGTGGCTGACggtgagggggagaacgGAGTAGTGTACATCACAGTCTCTTGCGCTTCAGCGTGCCGGTTAGAAGTAGCGGTGACCTTGCGCGTCGTCACGGATGTTCATTTGTCGTTCGCGTTCGAGCGTTCCGTAGAGTGTCTGCTGCAGCATGCGTCCCTCAACCGTCCGATTGATAATGTCGGGCGTCTTCGGTAGAAGCGCACGAGGTGCCTTGGTGTTTTTACCTCCACGATGGCGAGTGACTAAGTTAGAGCCGATGACAGCAATGTCTACGCCCCTGCCGTGCACTGCCATGGTCATGGTGGACTTGGCAAACAGCCGGCGCGCGTCGTCTCCATGGTGAATGCAGGACACGTTGCGGTCGGCGATTGGGACGTGCCCCATGTAGCTGACTGATGTGTCTGCCAGATATTTGGGAGTGCCGCGAAACAACTCGTGTGAGGTGCCCATTTGTGTGATAACTTTGCTCTGCACCTTCAGGTCCTGCGAGAGTGTCTCGCCTGGCAGACGCATCAGAGGGGCGTCGTCGTAGCCGATCTGCTCCTCCGTTTCCGGCTTTAGATGAGTACACTCTACCAGGTCTATGTAGTTACTCTTCACACCAAATTTTTCCTGCGCAACCGCGGGCGGTGTCGCTCGCGCCTCAACTGAGCGGAATACCGGGGTAGGTGGGCACAGTCTGGCATCCTCGGCGCGCTTAGTACGGATATCCAGCGAGCGTTGCATGCAACCCACCAGACCGCCGCGCCGGTCATCGTCCTCCCGTTCAATTTTGCGAGCTGATGCGAAAAAGTCTAGCGGCTGCTCCGCCTGCAGATTGCGCGCGGCAGCGTGGGACGTTGACTCCCACGCGGAGGTGGGATGGTGGTGCAGGATATACGGCTGCCCTCTATTTGCTTGAGCAGTACCGTCTGCCGCCCGAACGCCTTCCATGGCTGCATGAGCGCTATGGGCATTGTTTAACGCACCTGCCGGACGCGCGGCATACGCCGCATCGTATGTTGTTTCAACTGTTCGATGGAGCGAGCCGCATGTCGATGGCGCCTCATCACGCTTCTTGGGTAGGCGGGAAGCCAAGCTGGAACGCTTATTCACTGCCGTCTTGGACGGAGCCTCTGACATCTCCTCTATGATTCGCTCCTAGCGGTTGAAAGGCGGGATCGTAAAAACGAAAACGGCAGGGCGCTAGCGTGGGAGACGAAACGTGCGGAATCGCTGGGCTACTTCGGGCGCTCGCTTATTAGAGCCACTGTAAAagatggggagagaggcgaggatgGAGGGGAATAAGTACAAGAGAAATCACAGCAGTGTTCTTTCCGCCAAAGGGTCACCCCGAGACACACGGGTGGAGCGCTTGGGCGCATAGAGGTCTTGCCATTCAGTTATACGCAACTTACCTGGCGGGACGCCGAACCCTTGAACAAAGAATATGGAGATGACGGGGAGACAACGTGCGATAGAGGGTGGGACGGGACACCCCCACTTCGTCGCTGCCTTCCTGTATAGCAGTGCTCTTCCTGTGCCAAAGAATGAGCAGCACGctgtgggaagggggagggcgcCGTCAAACAAAGATGAGGCGAGTGAGTGCAaaaagagcagcggcgcctcgcATCTCGGCAGCCTCTAAACGCGTACTGTGCAGTGTTGAGAGGAACCCCGGCACGCCCATGTGCAGCGAGGCTCTCGCCACACCATtccatcgccaccgctccTCCAGTATAACCGATGCACGGACAAACAAAGAGACAACAACAAGGGCAGAAAAGACCCATTAGTAACCACATAATCGGCCGCCTCGCAATTCCTCGAGTGCTCGCTTAAACACGCGCCGTTCTCGTGCAAGACGACTCTCGTCAGTGGAGGCAGGCGGCACTAATCCTTCCTCCGTGCTGCCTTGGTGTCTCCAAACGccaggcggtgcagctcctgACGAGTGGCCCCCGTGTACCGACGTATAGGGAGCGCTACGTGAGGTCGGGCCCTCATGCCTCTTTCTATGCAAGGCTGAAAGGACGGGGTCACTTCCGTCGTCGAAGAAGGCATCGAGGACGGCATCTCGCATGGTGTGACCAAACATGTTCACAAGGTCTGCCTGATACTCGGCCAACTGAAGCATGCGCTTGTACTCCCGCTGCTGGTCTAGCTCTTGTCGGAGACTGGCCTGCGCACGGCGATACTCCGCCTGGAGTCGCTGCTCTTGCAGACTGTAGAAGAGGCTCTGCGCCTCACGGGCGCTCCTCAGCACGTCATCAATTCCACCTTTGCCGCGGTGGAGCAGTTGACCGCGCGGCGGTGATCCTCGATGTGGGATCATCTTGCGTGGCGGGTGCGCCTCTATAGATGAGCTGCTCATCCGCAAAGCAGTCACTGCGCTGCCCGTGCTGGCGTCAGTGCGCCCTACTGCACATGCAAAGGGCGCATCTCTGTAGCGCACTGCTTCAGCATCTACTTCACCAGCTTCGTTCTCTCTGTGAATGCAtcgtggcagcggtggccccTCCACTGGTCGCCACACCAAACAGACACCGCAGCGCGGGTCGTGCACGAGGTTGAGCGCTGGCCTCGCTACCTCcactgaggaggagcgcaggCTCTTACCTCTACCACATCCACTAGTATCTCCGAGAGTGTGCTCATACGTGCGACTCGCGTCAACGCAAACATTGGCTCCTGTGTAAGCCATACCTCTACTGTAACCTCAACACTCTCGTGCTCTAACCACGTGCGTGCTGTATTCTACGTGAAGggaaggaaaacacacaaCCACCACTGTGAACGCGGAGGCTCTGTCTTTCGATGAAACGAATAAAGAGATCCAGCGCCTCGTCCCACCACGGATAGTACCATGTGGAGGCAAAGGCCAGCGACAACAAGCGAGAGCGTAGCTGTTCGGAATGGTGCTAAACGGGAAAAGGGCGGACATGTGGGCAGAAGAAAAGTGCAATGGGCGGACGACAGTGGCGAGCACAACACAGAGGCGTGAAAGCGCGAGAGACGAGGATGGACAGaggagacacgcacacgacggGGGTAGCGCTGCAAAGAAAAGACGCCTTTGGTCACTTGCAATGTGCATGAACTGTTGAGTCGGGAATATCATtgtgagagcgagagagagcgcgcgcgcatgaAGCTGTTGGAAAGAGGACAGCCAGCGCCTACAAGGGAAGCAACTGGGTAGCGGTAGGGATACAAATTGACAAGAATTTACTTGGAATGTTCGAGTCTCCGCGTCGTCTATGGTCGTAAGCCTTGTGAGTAATGTGATGGAGGAGCATGCGAGTATCCCCTTCTTGGGGggcgcacac
The window above is part of the Leishmania panamensis strain MHOM/PA/94/PSC-1 chromosome 33 sequence genome. Proteins encoded here:
- a CDS encoding hypothetical protein (TriTrypDB/GeneDB-style sysID: LpmP.33.0140), producing MAYTGANVCVDASRTYEHTLGDTSGCGRGKSLRSSSVEVARPALNLVHDPRCGVCLVWRPVEGPPLPRCIHRENEAGEVDAEAVRYRDAPFACAVGRTDASTGSAVTALRMSSSSIEAHPPRKMIPHRGSPPRGQLLHRGKGGIDDVLRSAREAQSLFYSLQEQRLQAEYRRAQASLRQELDQQREYKRMLQLAEYQADLVNMFGHTMRDAVLDAFFDDGSDPVLSALHRKRHEGPTSRSAPYTSVHGGHSSGAAPPGVWRHQGSTEEGLVPPASTDESRLARERRVFKRALEELRGGRLCGY
- a CDS encoding hypothetical protein (TriTrypDB/GeneDB-style sysID: LpmP.33.0130); amino-acid sequence: MSEAPSKTAVNKRSSLASRLPKKRDEAPSTCGSLHRTVETTYDAAYAARPAGALNNAHSAHAAMEGVRAADGTAQANRGQPYILHHHPTSAWESTSHAAARNLQAEQPLDFFASARKIEREDDDRRGGLVGCMQRSLDIRTKRAEDARLCPPTPVFRSVEARATPPAVAQEKFGVKSNYIDLVECTHLKPETEEQIGYDDAPLMRLPGETLSQDLKVQSKVITQMGTSHELFRGTPKYLADTSVSYMGHVPIADRNVSCIHHGDDARRLFAKSTMTMAVHGRGVDIAVIGSNLVTRHRGGKNTKAPRALLPKTPDIINRTVEGRMLQQTLYGTLERERQMNIRDDAQGHRYF